From Medicago truncatula cultivar Jemalong A17 chromosome 7, MtrunA17r5.0-ANR, whole genome shotgun sequence, a single genomic window includes:
- the LOC11421554 gene encoding glycosyl hydrolase 5 family protein: MVAEGLETIPLKDIITQLKGLGFDCVRYTWATKMFTRYSNYKVGENLDKLNLTSSRLGIRFYNPSFENITVVEAFDNVIDEFGRQGMMVLADNHVSDPKWCCDNNDGNGFFGDQYFNPEEWLQGLSNVSNRVKGKSQVVAIGLRNELRGPSQNISSWQKYMSQGATTVHKENPNVLVFVSGFNYDIDLSFLKTNPLNTSIGDKLVYEVHSYAWSTGDRSDWDKQPLNKKCANVMNNLNDKAGFLMSGSNPNPLVMSEFGADLTAIDDKNQTFNQRFLSCMLAYLAGVDLDWALWTAQGSYYIRDKESNASEPFGIWNIDFKSLRYPDFSQRFQLVQKKLLDPSLNSSKSYIIYHPLSGQCVKVNTNNELELGDCEWASKWNQEGQQIKLVGNGTYIEAVSDGSQVKVSNDCKSKQSFWKTLSATNLHLGTLDEQGQKLCLQRESPTSPKIVTKRCICIDDNPACLEDPQSQWFQLVTTNV, encoded by the exons ATGGTAGCTGAAGGTCTTGAAACAATACCTTTAAAAGATATTATAACCCAATTGAAGGGATTAGGGTTTGATTGTGTTAGATACACATGGGCAACAAAAATGTTCACACGCTACTCAAATTATAAAGTTGGAGAAAATTTAGACAAACTAAACCTCACTAGTTCTAGGTTAGGAATTCGTTTTTATAACCCTTCTTTCGAGAACATTACCGTTGTGGAAGCATTTGATAACGTGATTGATGAGTTTGGGAGACAAGGTATGATGGTTTTGGCTGATAATCATGTTAGCGATCCAAAATGGTGTTGTGACAATAATGATGGGAATGGATTCTTTGGTGACCAATATTTCAACCCCGAAGAATGGCTACAAGGACTTTCTAATGTTTCCAACCGTGTCAAAGGAAAATCTCAG GTTGTGGCAATAGGGTTAAGAAATGAACTAAGAGGTCCAagtcaaaacataagcagttggCAGAAGTACATGAGCCAAGGAGCAACAACAGTTCACAAAGAAAATCCCAATGTTCTTGTATTTGTTTCTGGCTTTAACTATGACATTGATTTAAGCTTCTTGAAAACAAATCCTCTAAACACAAGCATAGGAGACAAATTGGTGTACGAGGTACATTCCTATGCATGGTCAACTGGGGATCGAAGTGATTGGGACAAACAACCATTGAACAAAAAATGTGCTAATGTAATGAATAATTTGAATGATAAGGCAGGGTTTCTAATGAGTGGTTCTAACCCTAATCCATTGGTTATGAGTGAATTTGGTGCTGACTTGACTGCTATTGATGACAAGAATCAAACATTCAATCAAAGATTCTTGTCATGTATGTTAGCTTATCTTGCTGGGGTTGACTTGGATTGGGCTTTATGGACTGCACAAGGTTCTTACTATATTAGAGATAAAGAAAGTAATGCGAGTGAGCCTTTTGGTATATggaatattgattttaaatCACTTCGATATCCAGATTTTTCTCAAAGATTTCAACTTGTGCAAAAGAAGCTTCTAG ACCCAAGTTTAAATTCAAGCAAGTCCTACATAATATATCACCCATTAAGTGGACAATGTGTGAAAGTGAACACTAACAATGAACTTGAATTGGGTGATTGTGAGTGGGCAAGTAAATGGAATCAAGAAGGGCAACAAATCAAATTGGTTGGCAATGGTACATACATAGAAGCAGTTAGTGATGGATCACAAGTGAAGGTATCAAATGATTGCAAGAGCAAGCAAAGTTTTTGGAAAACATTATCAGCAACTAATCTTCATTTGGGTACTTTGGATGAACAAGGACAAAAATTATGCTTGCAAAGGGAATCACCAACTTCACCTAAGATTGTCACAAAAAGATGCATATGTATTGATGATAATCCTGCTTGTTTGGAGGATCCACAAAGTCAGTGGTTTCAATTAGTTACAACAAatgtgtaa
- the LOC11410571 gene encoding prostatic spermine-binding protein, with translation MESIEHLLGLSYGDANSSPKDSRAQMHSSTSIHTPCPEKQGINEDVVQDDIDEEFQEEDVDDEFLEDNIDDEFQEVDDVDDEFQEDDVDDEIQDDNIGDEFEVDNLDDELQDKLE, from the exons ATGGAGTCAATAGAACATTTGCTAGGATTATCTTATGGAGATGCTAACAGTTCCCCAAAGGATAGTAGAGCGCAAATGCATTCCTCTACATCAATTCATACTCCATGTCCTGAAAAG CAAGGTATCAATGAAGATGTTGTACAAGATGACATAGATGAGGAATTTCAAGAGGAAGACGTAGATGATGAATTTCTTGAGGACAACATAGATGATGAATTTCAAGAGGTTGATGATGTAGATGATGAATTTCAAGAGGATGATGTAGATGATGAAATTCAAGATGATAACATCGGTGATGAATTTGAAGTGGACAATTTGGATGATGAATTACAAGATAAACTTGAATGA
- the LOC11424143 gene encoding glycosyl hydrolase 5 family protein: protein MVAEGLEIKPLKDLIAQLKELGFDCVRYTWATHMFTRYSNYKVGENLDKLNLTSSRLGIGNFNPSLENITVVEAFDFVIDEFGKQGMMVLVDNHVSDPKWCCHNKDGNGFFGDQYSDPKEWLQGLSNVANRVKGKSQVVAVGLRNELRGPGQNIDNWQKYMSQGATTVHKENPNVLVFVSGFNYDTDLSFLKTNPLNTSIGDKLVYEVHSYAWSTGSPKDWIVKPLNQKCANVMNGLNDRAGFLMSGSNPNPLVMSEFGLDMTDMDDKNQRFLSCMLAYLAGVDLDWALWTAQGSYYIREKESNVSEHYGLWNIDFKSLRYPDFPQRFQLVQKKLLEPSSNSSKSYVIYHPLSGQCVKVNTNNELELGDCEWASKWNQEGQQIKLVGNGTYIEAVSDGSQVKVSNDCKSKQSFWKTLSATNLHLGTLDEQGQNLCLQRESTTSPKIVTKKCICIDDNPACLDDPQSQWFQLVTTNV, encoded by the exons ATGGTAGCTGAAGGTCTTGAGATAAAACCCTTAAAAGATCTCATAGCTCAATTGaaggaattagggtttgatTGTGTTAGATACACATGGGCAACACATATGTTCACACGTTACTCAAATTATAAAGTTGGAGAAAATTTAGACAAATTGAATCTCACCAGTTCTAGGTTAGGAATTGGGAATTTTAACCCTTCTTTGGAGAATATTACTGTTGTGGAAGCAtttgattttgtgattgatgAGTTTGGGAAACAAGGTATGATGGTTttggttgataatcatgttAGTGATCCTAAATGGTGTTGTCACAATAAAGATGGGAATGGATTTTTTGGTGATCAATATTCCGACCCAAAGGAATGGTTACAAGGACTTTCTAATGTTGCCAATCGTGTCAAAGGAAAATCTCAG GTTGTGGCAGTAGGGTTGAGAAATGAACTAAGAGGTCCAGGTCAAAACATAGACAATTGGCAGAAGTACATGAGCCAAGGAGCAACAACAGTTCACAAAGAAAATCCAAATGTTCTAGTATTTGTTTCTGGCTTTAACTATGACACTGATTTAAGCTTCTTGAAAACAAATCCTCTAAACACAAGCATAGGAGACAAATTGGTGTACGAGGTACATTCCTATGCATGGTCAACTGGGTCACCAAAGGATTGGATTGTGAAACCATTGAACCAAAAATGTGCCAATGTAATGAATGGATTGAATGATAGGGCTGGATTTCTAATGAGTGGTTCTAACCCTAATCCATTGGTTATGAGTGAATTTGGTTTAGACATGACTGATATGGATGACAAGAATCAAAGATTCTTGTCATGTATGTTAGCTTATCTTGCTGGGGTGGACTTGGATTGGGCTTTATGGACTGCACAAGGTTCTTACTATATTAGAGAAAAGGAAAGTAATGTGAGTGAGCATTATGGTCTATggaatattgattttaaatCACTTCGATATCCAGATTTTCCTCAAAGGTTTCAACTTGTCCAAAAGAAGCTTCTAG AACCAAGTTCAAATTCAAGCAAGTCCTACGTAATATATCACCCATTAAGTGGACAATGTGTGAAAGTGAACACTAACAATGAACTTGAATTGGGTGATTGTGAGTGGGCAAGTAAATGGAATCAAGAAGGGCAACAAATCAAATTGGTTGGCAATGGTACATACATAGAAGCAGTTAGTGATGGATCACAAGTGAAGGTATCAAATGATTGCAAGAGCAAGCAAAGTTTTTGGAAAACATTATCAGCAACTAATCTTCATTTGGGTACTTTGGATGAACAAGGACAAAATTTATGCTTGCAAAGGGAATCAACAACTTCCCCTAAGATTGTCACAAAAAAATGCATATGTATTGATGACAATCCTGCTTGTTTGGACGATCCACAAAGTCAGTGGTTTCAACTAGTTACAACAAATGtgtaa